acacaggaacatGCCACTCCCATCAGCTCTCCACTGGACTTGGAATGctcaccatctgctccacagcccccaacagctacacgtccctcctacaggagttcctggacgtattcaaaccagaacTGCGCCAGTCACATTGGGCTTCAGCAAAGtccggcatcttccaccacatcaccacgaaTGGCCCAccgacccatgccaagttccaacGACTGTCACCGCAGAAGTTACATGACGCCAAACGagccttcgcagaaatggaacgAATGGGCatttgtaaaaaggcatcaagcccatGGGCATCTCCcgtccacatggtaaagaaatcagatggttcatggaggccctgcggggactatcggCGCCTGAATTTgataacaacaccagaccactaccccctccctaacatgcaggacctgacgtgCACCCTCCATGGAGCCATGGACCTACTGAagtcgtacttccaagtccctgtacatcccGATGACGTCccaaaaactgccatcatcatgccttccaggagctacacattttcctattccactttcagTCTAAGGAACACAGGCGCCACATTCCagtgcctgatggacaccatcttgggagatctgcctttctgcatctgctacgtcgacgacatcctcattttctccaggtccccagagggaCACCTTTGCCACGTCCGTACCATCACGAAATGcctgcaggacagcggattagttgttaggttcgacaagtgcattttcgggaaagaaaaagtagacgtccttggccacgagatttccccagtaGGAGTGTGCCccatggcctctaaagtaaaagctatagaaaatttcctggaaccacaaaccatcaagacccttcaggagtttctcgggatgataaactactactggcgcttcatcccagatatcgcccgcatcatgtaccccctgacgtcaatcctaGAAGGCAAACCAAAAACACCAACatgggaagctccgcagcagcaggcactcattcaaatgaaaagggccctctccagtgccaccaccttaactcaccacaaccccgctGCTGCCCACAGGttgacaacagacgccagcaacattgcctgcgGTGCAGTACTCAAGCAGCTGGTGAACGGCACGCCACAGCCCTTGGCCTTATTTAGCCGCAAGTTTTCGCCAGCTGAAACCCACTTCAGCGCCtttgacagagagctgctggctatctaccaggctgtgaggtacttcaagtacctgctggagggaaccgaattcacaatcctaagaGACCACAAATCCTTggttcacgcatttgcaaagcagggggacacgtggtctgcaaggcaacagcagcACCTGACTACCATCTCTGAAttcgggtgcaccatcaactacattcctggcaagaaaaacccaatGGCTGACTCTctgtcaagagtagaaatcaattcccttcaccttgtcatcgactacgaagacctcaAGAGAGAACAAGCAGCGgacccagagacggcagactCCAGGACTGAAGTGATGGTGCTcaaatgggaagacgtgcccttagcaaactcggacacaactctcctctgagacaccagcacaggctgcccatgccccctggtgcctgcctcgaggagaaagcaagtgttcgacatagtccacggtctctcccatccaccAGGGTGCACAACGgcacgcctcatgactgacaagttcgcctggcacggcatcaacaaggacgtccgccagggggagctgcatcccgtgccagatgAGCAAAACATCCTGGCACACACACAGTCCGTGATTggcgattttccccagcctcgtcgggagttcggccacatccacatcaaagtcgtcgggccccttccacagtcggggggagccagatacctcctgacaatcatagacTGCTCCACTCACTGGTCcaaagcaacccccatggatgaagcatcaacaacatcatgcgcagaggccctcctctccagttggataagccgtttcggagtgccagacagcatcactacggacaggggtcctgcctttctgtcagagctctgggtctccttggcacgcctaatgggtacaactctacacagcacaatggcatACAACCCCGCAGCGAACGGCATGGTCAAGAGGGCGCgccgctctcttaaagcagctctcatggcacgttgcactgatgagaggtggaaggaacagctgccctgggtcctgctgggtctccacactGCA
This genomic stretch from Macrobrachium rosenbergii isolate ZJJX-2024 chromosome 23, ASM4041242v1, whole genome shotgun sequence harbors:
- the LOC136851121 gene encoding uncharacterized protein, encoding MTDKFAWHGINKDVRQGELHPVPDEQNILAHTQSVIGDFPQPRREFGHIHIKVVGPLPQSGGARYLLTIIDCSTHWSKATPMDEASTTSCAEALLSTNGMVKRARRSLKAALMARCTDERWKEQLPWVLLGLHTAPKVNGNASPAEKVHGETLAVLREFFPHRTFTDRTITYSPTALHSCAYVFVRVDARQPPLTRPYKGLH